In Fusobacterium nucleatum, the genomic stretch CATTATACACATTTTACATCACCTATAAGAAGATATGCTGATTTAATGGTTCATAGAGTGTTATTTTCAACAATAGATAATTCTGTAAAACCATTTAAAGAAGCAGACTTAGATGAGATAGCACAACATATTTCTAAAACAGAAAGAGTAGCTATGAAAGCAGAAGATGAAAGTGTTAGAATAAAACTTGTTGAATATATGCAAAAAAGAGTTGGAGAAAAACTTATTATTATGGTTGCTGGTTTTGCACCAAGAAAAGTATTTTTTGAAACTGATGAGCATATAGAATGTAGTTGGGATGTTACAACTTCACCTAATTACTATGTATTTGATGAAGAAAATTATTGTATGGTGGATAGAGAAAGTGATACAGTCTTTAATTTAGGAGATAAAGTTGAGGCTGTTTTAGAAAGAGCAGATTTATTAACCTTAGAAATTTCTGTAAAGCCATTAAAAGATATATTTTAAAGAGAGGAATTTATGATAATTGCAAATAATAAAAAAGCTTTTTTTGATTATTTTATAGAAGAAAAATATGAGGCTGGAATTGAGCTAAAAGGTAGTGAGGTAAAATCAATTAAAGCAGGAAAAGTTAGTATAAAAGAATCTTTTGTCAGAATTATAAATGATGAAATATTCATAATGGGAATGTCAGTTGTCCCTTGGGAGTTTGGAAGTGTTTATAATCCAGAAGAAAGAAGAGTTAGAAAATTACTTTTACATAGAAAGGAAATAAAAAAAATACATGAAAAAGTAAAAATAAAAGGTTATACAATAGTTCCCTTAGATGTTCATTTATCAAAGGGTTATGTGAAAATCCAAATTGCAATAGCTAAAGGTAAAAAGACTTATGATAAGAGAGAAAGTATAGCCAAAAAAGATCAAGAAAGAAATTTAAAAAGAGAGTTTAAAAGTAATAATAGATAATTAAATTTTAAAAACTAAAAGAATTGTGGTATAATTTTTAACATAAATTTAATTTTAGGGAGAATTTTTATGAAAAGAAAATTCATTTTTTTACTAATTCTATCAGCTATAATAATAAATAATAATTCTTATTCAGATAATGCAGCTGCTGATTCAGATGAAGTTGTTATAGACTTAAATGACAATACTATGACATCAGAAAGTGGAGTTGTAGTTACTAATGGGAATATGAAGGGTCTATTTTATAGATTACAAAGAGATCCAGTGACGGGTGAGATAACATTTACAAATAATGCCTTAATGAATATAAGCCAATCAACAGGAAATATAAAAATTGAAACTGAAAGTGGTAAAGTTTCTCAAAAAAATGAGAGAGGGGAATTTTATAATAGTTTCGCTTATATAAATGTTGCTAAAATGACAGGAGCAGAAGCACCTAATGATAAAATTTATTTTGGAAGTCCATATATAAAATATGAAAATGAAAAAATATTTGCAAAAGATGCTTGGGTTACGACAGATTTTAATATAGTTAATTTTCAAAAAGAGCCACAAAAAGCGGGTTATCATATATTTTCATCAGATGTATTAGTTGAGCCAGATAAACAAATAACATTAAAAAACTCTGACCTTTTTATTGGAGAAAAGGATATTATGCCTTTTACATTTCCTTGGTTTAGGGCAAATATTAGATCAGGTTCAAAGGTACCTTTATTTATAACTTTACAATCAGATGATGTCTATGGAACTGCAACTTCAATAGGAATCCTTTATGGAAATAGAAGAGATAAATTCAGAGGAGGATTTGCACCTAAATTTGCAGATAAGATGGGTATATTAGTTGGAAGATGGGAAAACTGGTATAGATTTGATAATGCAGGAGAAACAAGACTAAATATTGATGATTGGTTAATATATGCAAAAGAAAAGTCTGAACCTAAAAATAAAGATGAATTACAAGATTATGAAAAAAGACATAAAAGATATAGAGTAGAACTAATACATGACTATGATGGAGAAAATGGAAGTTTTCATTTTATTTCACAAAATTCAACTAGAAGTATGGTTGGGAATTTAACTGATGTTATGGAAAAATTTGATAATAATAATGTTTATTCATCACTTGGATTGGACAGATTTAAGTTTGATAAAAATATAGGGTTTTATAATTTAGATGCTAATTTATTTAACTTAGGTGAAGCCAAAGATTTAAGTTTTACTGGAAAAATGAGTTTAGTTAGTGATAAAAAAACCTATGGGCTTTTAGTTTATGATAAAATAGATGATATATCTTATGGTTCTACGATAGATCATGACTTATACACTAATCTTTCATTAACAAAAGATAATGATAAATATAAACTGACAGCTAGATATGATTACTTATATGATATGGATCCAGGGTCTACTTCAAGTGATTTAATGTCAAGAAATGAAAGAATAGGAGCAGATTTCTTATTAAAAGAAAATGGATTAAGGATATCTTATGATAAAAGAAGAGGAGATGATTATAGAAAATTTAGTTTCTGGGAGGAAGATATCAATACCTCAGCTAGAAAAAGAAATGTTTTAGGTGTAGATTTTTCTTATACACCAACAACAGTTGCAAAATATGAATTTAATAATTTTGAAAATATAAAAGCCTCTTTAGGAAATTATAAGGTTGGAAACTATATATTTACTCCATCAGTTTCATATAATTTTTTAGATAGAAAATTGGATACTGAAAAAGATACTTATAGAGCTACTGTATTAGGGTCTAATAGACTTGCAGAATTTAATAGATTTGAAAATATTATCTATAACAACAGTTTAGAAAGAAGAGCTGATTTAAACTTATCTAATGATAATGAAACTTATAGAGTAGGCTTTGGTAAAACTACCTCTGAAATTTGGTCAAGAGAAGGACTTTTTGATGGAACATATAGAAAATATGAAAATAAGTCAAAATTCTATGAAGTACAATTAGGAAGACAAAATTTACCACTAGGAAATATTGGAACTTTTGGAATAGATGGAACATTTAGACAAGATAAGTTTGATGGTTCATCAGATAAAACTAATCTTATCAATTTAAAATTAAATAATGATTTATATTTGTATAAAGCTGAAAACCTAGATATAATTGATAAATTTAAAGCTGAAATTCAAAAATATAATTTTTCAGGAAATAAAAAGAATGAAGAAGGAAGATTAATTACAAAAAGTGATTATATTAAATTTGATAACAGTTTAATTTTTGATGGAGTAACGACGACAACTTATGACATTGGATATAAAAGTTCTAAAAATCCTTATGGTAAGAAAAATAAAAATTCTGAACAGTTTACAACAGGCTTAGGAATAAAGTTTGATGAAGATACTAATTTAAATCTAAAATATACTGATGATAAAAGATTTACTTCAAAAACTAATAGTGGAAAAAATGTAAATGATTTATCTATGAAACAATATTCAATAAATTTTGAAACTAAAAAATATGATTTAGGTTTTTCTAATACTAATATTGATTTTGTAGGAGATGATTTTTCTACAATAACAGATTTTAGAGAAGATATAAATGAACATAGAATAAGAGCTGGTTATAAATTTGACAACAGTAAAATATCTCTTTCTTATGCAGAAGGTAAAGATAAATTAAAAGTAGATGATGGAAGATATTTAGATAGAAAAAATAGAATGTATTCTATTGCTTACAATATTTATGGAGATGTAGAACAAGATTTTGTAGGAACATTTAAGACTTATAGATATGGAAATACCCGTATAGCAGATGATATAAGAAATACAGATGTTTATAGTTTTTCTTATGCTTATAGAGATAAAAGATTTGAACAAGAAGAGCTAATGAAATATGCAACTCTTGAATACGAAAAGCCAAAAGATCAAATAACCAATGATGAAATAGAACAAATAAGAACTATTTTAGATAGAAAAAGTAGTTTCTATAATCAATTTGGGCTAACAAGAATACAAGATGAAACTTTTAGAATAGGAAATTATAAGAAAACTTTAAGTGCTTATGTAAATCTTGAAAAAAATAATAAAAGATATTCTCAAACAGGTAATTTGAAAGATTCATTATCTAAATTTTCAGGAGGGTTTACAGTTTCTTATAATAGATTAGGTATAGGTTATACATTTACTCAAAAAGCTAGTTGGAAAACTTCAGGTGGAAGTTATAAATGGAGTAAAGATACAAAAGAACATGAATTAAGTGTATATGCAAAAATAGGAAAACCAAGTCAAGGTTGGAAAATAAAAACCTATGCAATGTTCTATGACAACAAAAATGATTCTACAAGTTCAAGAAATAGAAAGAAATCTCTTGATAGTATTGGTGTTGAAATAGGTAAAGAAATGGGATATTATGAATGGGCTATATCTTATGAAAATAGATATAAAACATCTAGTAAGGACTATGAATGGAGAGTTGGAGTACACTTTACATTATTGACTTTCCCAAATAATTCATTATTTGGAATAGGAGCAAAAAATAGAGGTGGAACAGCTTCAACTAAACCAGATGGATATTTATTAGATAGACCTAGTCAATTAAAAAATAGTTATTAGTATGATAAAACATTCCAGCTATTTTACACACTTATTTGTCAGCCATTAATGTCTCCAGAGCTCCACAAAGGCTCTTTCAACATTAATGGAGCCGCAATAAGTGTGATTATGAATAATAACTGTCATTGGTTTTATTGAGAAAAGATAGAAGAAAGGAAAAAATTATAAGGGGGAAATATGTTAGTAAAATATAATGGAGAAAGTAAAGAATTTAACAATAATATTAATATGTTTGAAATAGCAAAGGGATTTTCTAATTCACTTGCTAAAAAATCAGTTGGAGCAAAAGTTGATGGTAAAAATGTAGATATGTCTTATGTTTTAGATCATGATGCAGAAGTTGAATTTATTGATATTGATAGCCTAGAAGGAGAAGACATAGTAAGACACTCAACTGCTCATTTAATGGCACAAGCTGTATTAAGATTATATCCTGATACAAAAGTTACAATAGGCCCAGTTATAGAAAATGGATTCTATTATGATTTTGATCCAGTTAAACAATTTACAGAAGAAGATTTAGAAAAAATTGAAGCAGAAATGAAAAAGATTGTAAAAGAAAATATAAAATTGGAAAAATATGTTTTACCAAGAGATGAGGCTATACAATATTTTAGAGATGTGGATAAAAACAAGTATAAGGTTGAAATTGTTGAAGCTATTCCACAAGGAGAACAAGTTTCATTCTACAAACAAGGAGATTTTACAGATTTATGTAGAGGAACACATGTTCCATCAACTGGATATTTAAAGGCATTTAAGTTGAGAACAGTTGCAGGGGCATATTGGAGAGGTAATTCAAAAAATAAAATGCTTCAAAGAATATATGGTTATTCTTTCTCAAATGAAGATAGATTAAAAAAGCATTTA encodes the following:
- the smpB gene encoding SsrA-binding protein SmpB — its product is MIIANNKKAFFDYFIEEKYEAGIELKGSEVKSIKAGKVSIKESFVRIINDEIFIMGMSVVPWEFGSVYNPEERRVRKLLLHRKEIKKIHEKVKIKGYTIVPLDVHLSKGYVKIQIAIAKGKKTYDKRESIAKKDQERNLKREFKSNNR